In one window of Drosophila mauritiana strain mau12 chromosome X, ASM438214v1, whole genome shotgun sequence DNA:
- the LOC117147363 gene encoding trimeric intracellular cation channel type 1B.1 produces MDPEAFLDVANQVIKLKMFPFFDIAHSLLAALAVREDLGANAQAFSRKHPLACWLSTMLVIFAGGMVANGLLGEPILAPLKNTGQLLVGTAVWYVVFYTPFDIGYKVAKFLPVKIVASAMKEIYRAKKVYDGVGHAAKLYPNAWIIMIIIGTLKGNGAGFTKLIERLIRGAWTPTAMEFMQPSFYTKASLLASIIFVLDKKTDWISAPHALVYFGIVIFLVYFKLSSILLGIHDPFLPLENLCCAIFFGGIWDSLAKILGRGQAKDGDSKDVKKSN; encoded by the exons ATGGACCCGGAAGCATTTTTGGACGTGGCCAACCAGGTCATCAAGCTGAAAATGTTTCCGTTCTTCGACATCGCTCACAGTCTACTTGCCGCGCTGGCCGTGCGCGAGGACTTGGGCGCCAATGCCCAGGCGTTTTCGCGGAAGCATCCGCTCGCCTGCTGGCTCTCCACCATGCTGGTGATCTTCGCCGGCGGTATGGTGGCCAACGGACTGCTGGGCGAACCGATACTGGCCCCACTCAAGAACACGGGTCAGCTTCTCGTGGGCACAGCTGTGTG GTACGTCGTCTTCTACACGCCATTTGACATCGGTTACAAGGTGGCCAAGTTCCTGCCCGTGAAGATCGTTGCCAGTGCCATGAAGGAGATCTACCGGGCAAAAAAGGTGTACGATGGTGTGGGACATGCGGCCAAGCTGTATCCGAATGCCTGGATAATCATGATCATCATCGGCACGCTGAAGGGCAACGGAGCGGGATTCACCAAGCTGATCGAGCGACTCATCCGTGGAGCATGGACTCCAACGGCCATGGAATTCATGCAGCCCAGCTT CTACACCAAGGCTTCCCTGCTGGCCTCGATCATCTTTGTGCTGGACAAGAAGACCGACTGGATCTCAGCACCGCATGCGCTCGTTTACTTTGGCATCGTTATATTCCTGGTCTACTTTAAGCTGTCTTCCATTCTGCTGGGCATCCACGATCCCTTCCTGCCGCTGGAGAACCTCTGCTGTGCCATCTTTTTCGGCGGCATTTGGGACAGCCTGGCCAAGATCCTGGGCCGCGGGCAGGCCAAGGACGGCGATAGCAAAGATGTTAAGAAGAGCAACTAA